The following are encoded in a window of Roseimaritima ulvae genomic DNA:
- a CDS encoding PVC-type heme-binding CxxCH protein, with the protein MLKNSLYFLLMLGGLSAALTAPQASAAEPFAFQQNDVVALYGNGLADRMQHDPWVETVLQSQLKDKNVRFRNMSFSGDMVNKRPRNKGFTNDGEYLQHVSPDVVFTFYGYNESYGGPAGADSYRGELVKLVDRYTKLQKEQGKELRFVLFSPIAYENFGDRHLPKGRIINRNLAAYTEATRKAAEETGATFVDLYTPTLQMYQTSSDRHTINGIHLNNTGYRKLADVISNALLGKTVPADADLEDIYSAVEDKNWHWHNRYRATDGNDIWGGRSTLTFVDGQSNADVLKHELVMLDVMTANRDPAIWAAANGKSYKVDDSNVPPPVKVISNVGGGSKSSSAAKEGSVDYLSPEESLAKINVPDGFELNVFASEEQFPDLANPVQMQVDTKGRLWAASWNTYPKWEPGKEMNDTLMIFEDIDKDGVADTRKIFASVHNPLGFEFWNGGVLVTSGPDLLFLKDTDGDDKADVRYPILQGLGTADTHHAANNLIYGPDGGIYWQSGIFLVHNHETPWKQNLNIGASGMYRFDPRTFAITPHAGNSPNPHGTAFDRWGYCYANDGTGGRSYQVRPEGKGFKMHTLLTKEFRPVAADEILSSAHFPEDLQQDFLICNTIGFLGVKAYDLDRDGNGKDRKLGEVWGTPQVELLNSDDRNFRPTDAIVGEDGALYVSDWHNAIIGHMQHNIRDPNRDHVHGRIFRLTVKDRPLQEPVAIDGQPIAALLENLKHPVDGVRHRTRVELSERNSASVIAAASEWIKGMDPNDETEAHHMLEALWLYQQHGYRNEDLLNTMLASEVKHAAMAANTVKHFWHNVDATGASGFEAPAELEFVKFDPPKHLSPAEQKVYKLGSEVYQRESHCATCHLAHGKGSPNVYPSLINSPWVLGDEDRLIKLSLHGLWGKLTVHGKTYDPARGVPPMTAFRSLLKDDELAAVLTFVRNTWGNEAAPVSPEKVKQVRQETIDRTTFWTPDELLKEHPMEAGLAGNQPAEEVEEFSNEALEKELMDAPVEELVREAMAKGNAQRGQKLFYQSAAACFACHNPPSGAARLGPDLNKIKTKLTPEQLVDSILRPSQLIDKDYAQVSVLTADGKIQTGVRVSENDDEIVLRNLAEPDPIKIAQDDIEDVTESKVSLMPANLTRSLKSRKEFNDLMKYILEIRKR; encoded by the coding sequence ATGCTAAAGAATTCACTGTATTTCCTGCTGATGCTCGGCGGGTTGTCGGCCGCGTTGACGGCGCCGCAGGCGTCGGCCGCCGAACCCTTTGCTTTTCAGCAAAACGATGTGGTCGCCCTGTACGGCAACGGCCTGGCGGACCGCATGCAGCACGACCCTTGGGTCGAAACCGTCCTGCAAAGCCAGCTGAAAGACAAAAACGTCCGCTTTCGCAACATGAGCTTCTCGGGCGACATGGTCAACAAACGACCACGAAACAAGGGCTTCACCAACGACGGTGAATACCTGCAACACGTCTCGCCCGACGTCGTGTTCACCTTCTATGGCTACAACGAATCATACGGTGGACCGGCCGGCGCCGACTCGTATCGCGGCGAGTTGGTGAAGTTGGTCGATCGCTACACCAAGCTGCAGAAAGAACAGGGCAAAGAGCTGCGGTTTGTGCTGTTCAGCCCCATCGCCTACGAAAACTTTGGCGATCGCCACCTGCCCAAAGGCCGGATCATCAATCGCAATCTGGCGGCTTACACCGAAGCGACCCGCAAGGCGGCCGAAGAAACGGGAGCGACCTTTGTCGATCTCTACACGCCGACGCTGCAGATGTACCAAACCAGTTCCGACCGTCACACCATCAACGGCATTCACCTTAACAACACCGGCTATCGCAAGCTGGCCGACGTGATCTCCAACGCGCTGTTGGGCAAAACCGTCCCCGCCGATGCGGATCTAGAAGACATTTACAGCGCCGTCGAAGACAAAAACTGGCACTGGCACAATCGCTACCGCGCCACCGACGGCAATGATATCTGGGGCGGTCGTTCGACGTTGACTTTTGTCGACGGGCAGAGCAACGCGGACGTGCTGAAGCACGAACTGGTGATGTTGGACGTGATGACGGCCAATCGTGATCCCGCCATTTGGGCCGCCGCCAACGGCAAGAGCTACAAGGTCGACGACAGCAATGTTCCGCCGCCGGTCAAAGTCATCTCCAACGTGGGCGGTGGCAGCAAGAGCTCCAGCGCTGCGAAAGAAGGCAGCGTCGATTACCTCAGCCCCGAGGAATCGCTGGCCAAAATCAACGTTCCCGACGGATTCGAGCTGAACGTGTTCGCCTCGGAGGAGCAATTCCCTGACTTGGCCAACCCTGTGCAAATGCAGGTCGACACCAAGGGGCGTCTGTGGGCCGCCAGCTGGAACACGTATCCCAAATGGGAACCCGGCAAGGAAATGAACGACACCCTGATGATCTTTGAGGATATCGACAAGGACGGTGTCGCCGATACTCGCAAGATCTTTGCCAGCGTGCACAACCCGCTGGGCTTTGAATTCTGGAACGGTGGCGTGCTGGTCACCAGTGGCCCCGACCTGCTGTTCTTGAAGGACACCGACGGCGACGACAAAGCCGACGTGCGGTACCCCATCCTGCAAGGTTTGGGCACCGCCGACACGCACCACGCCGCCAACAACTTGATCTACGGCCCCGACGGTGGGATCTATTGGCAAAGTGGTATCTTTCTGGTGCATAACCACGAAACGCCCTGGAAGCAGAACCTGAATATCGGCGCCTCCGGGATGTACCGTTTTGATCCTCGTACCTTCGCCATCACGCCGCACGCCGGCAACTCGCCCAACCCACACGGCACGGCCTTCGATCGCTGGGGGTACTGTTATGCCAACGACGGCACCGGTGGCCGATCCTATCAAGTGCGTCCCGAAGGCAAGGGCTTCAAGATGCACACGTTGTTGACCAAAGAATTTCGTCCCGTGGCCGCCGACGAAATCCTCTCGTCCGCGCATTTTCCCGAAGACCTGCAGCAGGACTTCTTGATCTGCAACACGATCGGCTTCTTGGGCGTCAAAGCTTATGATTTGGATCGCGACGGCAACGGCAAAGATCGCAAGTTGGGCGAAGTCTGGGGCACGCCTCAGGTGGAACTGCTCAACAGCGACGACCGCAACTTCCGCCCCACCGACGCCATCGTGGGCGAAGACGGTGCGTTGTACGTGTCCGACTGGCACAACGCCATCATCGGTCACATGCAACACAATATCCGCGACCCCAACCGTGACCATGTTCACGGTCGTATCTTCCGCCTGACGGTCAAGGATCGTCCGCTGCAAGAACCTGTGGCCATCGACGGGCAGCCGATCGCGGCGTTGCTGGAGAATCTCAAACACCCCGTCGATGGAGTTCGCCATCGCACGCGAGTGGAGCTCAGCGAACGCAACTCGGCATCGGTGATTGCCGCCGCCAGTGAGTGGATCAAGGGCATGGACCCCAACGATGAAACCGAAGCCCACCACATGCTGGAAGCCCTGTGGTTGTACCAACAGCATGGCTACCGCAACGAAGACCTGCTGAACACCATGTTGGCTTCGGAAGTTAAACATGCCGCTATGGCGGCGAACACCGTCAAACACTTCTGGCACAACGTGGACGCCACCGGCGCCAGCGGGTTCGAAGCGCCGGCGGAGTTGGAGTTCGTGAAATTCGATCCTCCCAAACATCTTAGCCCCGCCGAGCAAAAGGTTTACAAACTGGGCTCGGAGGTTTACCAACGTGAATCGCACTGTGCGACCTGTCACCTTGCACACGGCAAGGGCAGCCCCAACGTGTATCCCTCGTTGATCAACAGTCCCTGGGTGCTGGGTGATGAAGATCGTTTGATCAAGCTTTCGCTGCACGGTCTGTGGGGCAAATTGACGGTCCATGGCAAGACCTACGACCCGGCTCGTGGTGTGCCGCCGATGACCGCATTCCGTTCCCTGTTGAAAGACGACGAATTGGCCGCCGTGCTGACCTTCGTGCGGAACACTTGGGGCAACGAAGCCGCCCCGGTCAGCCCGGAGAAAGTCAAGCAGGTGCGGCAAGAGACGATCGACCGGACGACGTTCTGGACGCCCGATGAGTTGCTGAAAGAGCATCCCATGGAAGCCGGCTTGGCGGGCAATCAGCCGGCTGAAGAGGTCGAAGAATTCTCCAACGAAGCCTTGGAGAAAGAACTGATGGACGCTCCGGTGGAAGAACTGGTGCGAGAAGCGATGGCCAAGGGCAACGCCCAGCGTGGTCAGAAGCTGTTCTATCAGTCGGCCGCGGCCTGTTTCGCTTGCCACAACCCGCCCTCGGGAGCCGCTCGCTTGGGACCGGATTTGAACAAGATCAAAACCAAGCTGACTCCGGAGCAACTGGTGGATTCGATCCTGCGTCCCTCGCAGCTGATCGATAAGGATTACGCTCAAGTCAGCGTGTTGACAGCCGACGGCAAGATCCAAACCGGCGTCCGGGTTTCGGAAAACGATGATGAAATCGTGCTGCGAAACCTGGCCGAACCGGATCCGATCAAGATCGCCCAGGACGACATCGAAGATGTCACCGAGTCGAAGGTGTCGCTGATGCCCGCCAATTTGACCAGGTCCTTGAAAAGCCGCAAGGAATTCAACGACTTGATGAAGTACATCCTCGAAATCCGCAAACGCTAA
- a CDS encoding putative signal transducing protein — MDDNPYKASMTPPGGEPLPPSSNADAEGLAEPVLAYTANGNLEAHSVVTWLEAHGVRSYAVEDNSGVSLFAFGTISQFHKPQVFVTKDDLQRAGELLHQFEIQRDKRRADLDAAAPIVSQCEECGASSEFPASQDGTTQNCPKCSAFMDVGSFDWPDDFDYGDADPEPQPSDNADEAMAAASRLDQMGEWDAAIAAYQEVADRWPEHATYIANCIADVQRKLDATR, encoded by the coding sequence ATGGACGACAATCCGTACAAGGCTTCGATGACACCGCCGGGTGGCGAACCGCTTCCTCCGTCGTCAAACGCCGATGCGGAAGGGCTTGCTGAACCCGTACTCGCCTATACGGCGAACGGAAATCTTGAAGCACATTCTGTGGTGACATGGCTCGAAGCGCATGGGGTGCGGTCTTATGCAGTGGAAGACAACTCGGGGGTCAGCCTGTTTGCCTTTGGCACCATCAGCCAGTTTCACAAGCCCCAGGTGTTTGTCACGAAAGACGATCTACAACGGGCTGGCGAACTGTTGCACCAATTTGAGATTCAGCGTGATAAACGTCGTGCAGACCTCGATGCTGCGGCTCCGATTGTCTCACAATGTGAGGAATGCGGTGCTTCAAGCGAATTTCCCGCCTCACAAGATGGGACAACCCAAAATTGTCCGAAGTGCAGTGCCTTCATGGATGTCGGATCGTTCGACTGGCCGGATGACTTTGATTACGGAGATGCGGATCCCGAACCGCAACCGTCCGACAACGCAGACGAAGCGATGGCTGCCGCCTCCCGGCTTGATCAGATGGGCGAATGGGATGCCGCTATTGCCGCCTATCAAGAAGTTGCCGATCGCTGGCCCGAGCACGCGACCTACATCGCAAACTGTATTGCCGACGTGCAGCGCAAGCTGGATGCAACACGCTGA